A genomic window from Quercus lobata isolate SW786 chromosome 10, ValleyOak3.0 Primary Assembly, whole genome shotgun sequence includes:
- the LOC115964184 gene encoding eukaryotic translation initiation factor 6-2 produces the protein MANRIQFENSCDVGVFSKLTNAYCLVAIGGSESFYSAFEAELADVIPVVKTSIAGTRIIGRLCAGNKNGLLLPHNTTDQELQHLRNSLPDQVVVQRIDERLSALGNCIACNDHVALTHTDLDKETEEMIADVLGVEVFRQTIAGNILVGSYCAFSNKGALVHPHTSVEDMNELATLLQVPVSAGTVNRGSEVIGAGLTVNDWTAFCGSDTTATELNVIETAFQLKPAQPSAIVDEMRKSLIDSYV, from the exons ATGGCCAACA GAATTCAATTTGAGAACTCATGTGATGTGGGTGTATTTTCAAAGCTCACCAATGCTTACTGTTTGGTTGCCATTGGCGGTTCTGAAAGCTTCTACAG CGCATTTGAGGCTGAGTTAGCCGATGTTATCCCTGTTGTTAAGACCTCCATTGCTGGCACTCGCATTATCGGACGCCTTTGTGCTG GCAACAAAAATGGGCTTCTATTGCCTCACAACACCACCGACCAGG AACTTCAGCACTTGAGAAACAGTCTTCCGGATCAAGTAGTTGTTCAACGCATAGATGAAAGACTTTCTGCTCTGGGGAATTGTATAGCATGCAATGATCATGTTGCTCTTACTCACACTGATCTTGATAAG GAAACTGAGGAGATGATAGCAGATGTTCTTGGAGTCGAAGTTTTTAGGCAGACAATTGCTGGTAATATCCTTGTGGGTAGTTATTGTGCCTTCTCAAACAAAGGTGCTCTG GTTCATCCCCATACATCCGTTGAAGACATGAATGAACTTGCAACACTTCTTCAGGTTCCTGTGTCTGCTGGGACTGTGAACCGTGGTAGTGAGGTGATAGGTGCTGGCTTGACAGTGAATGATTGGACAGCATTTTGTGGTTCAGATACCACAGCAACAGAACTCAATGTTATTGAAACTGCATTCCAATTGAAGCCAGCCCAGCCTAGTGCCATTGTGGATGAGATGAGGAAATCATTGATCGACAGCTATGTCTGA